Part of the Zingiber officinale cultivar Zhangliang chromosome 8A, Zo_v1.1, whole genome shotgun sequence genome, CTGAAAACTTGGAATATAGCAGAAGACCAAATCGAGAAAGGTACTGATCATACTGATCGATCGACCAtgatattgattaattaattactttaaatTGATCATGCGACTTCATCTTGCAGGTCTAAATTACCTGAAGAACCATGTGGATGAAATAGAGACGGCGAGCGAGAGCCTGATAACAAGCGGGTTCGAGATTGCGTTCCCTTCCATGTTGAACGAAGCCAAGAATATGGGGATTGATCTTCCTTATGATCGTCCGTCCATTcaaaaaatcatcaaatttaggGAAAAGAAGATGAGCAGGTAGGTAATCGATTGATCATAGTAACGATCTATAACCGCCGTCAATTGAATCCTCACAAACTGCGACTCTGTGGCAGAATCCCAGTGAAAGTGATGCATTCAGTGCACACGACGCTGTTATACACGCTAGAAGCCTTGCAGGAGGTCGTGCAATGGGACGAGATTCTCAAGCTTCAATCCGCAGACGGGAGCTTCCTCAGCTCTGCTTCTTCCACCGCCGCTGTCTACATGAACACCGGCGACAAGAAATGCCTTGAGTTCTTGCAATCTGTACTAAACAGATTTGGAGATAACTGTAAGTTAATATATTCTTCGACTGCTtaataattacttttaaattGATTCATTCAACGTGGTGAATCGCAGTGCCCTGCCAGTACCCGATCGACCTCTTCGAGCGCATCTGGGCTATCGATACGATCGCAAGGCTTGGAATCGACCATCTCTTCAAGAAGGAGATCATCGACACTCTTGATTATGTTTACAAGTATGCACGATCAGTACGCGAGCATTTCATCTCAGATTAAAACGAGACTAGCTATTAAAAATTcgtgttaatttaatttgaacagATATTCTGGGAAACAAGGCGTTTCTTGGGGCAGAGACAACACAGTTCCTGACGTTGACGATACGTGCATGGCTCTCCGTTTGATGAGGCTGTATGGTTACCCTGTCTCCTCAGATATGATCGAGTTCTTCAGAGACGACGATGGCAATTTCATATGCTTCCCCGGCCAAACGCACCGTGGAGTCTCGGACATGTTCAACTTGTATCGCTTCTCCCAAGTCGCCTTCCCCGGCGAGAAGGTACTGAAAGAAGCCAATGCCTTTGTGGAGTCCTACTTGAAGGACTGCGTGAAGAACAACAAAGTGGACGACAAGTGGTCCTGCAAGAAGGCACTGGGCAAGGAGGTTGCTCGTGGCTTGGAATACCCATGGAGGAGGAGCTTCCCCAGGCTCGATGCCAGGGAATACCTTGACCACTACGGAGACAACGATGTCTGGCTCGCCAAGACCATTTACTTGTGAGTGATTGATTGTTCATTCTTCCATCTTCATTGATTGATTACTCTGAGAATTTAGCTGATCATTCTTATTGTGCCTTCAATTTTAGGATATACAACGTGACGAATCCAAAATACCTAGAACTCGCGAAGTTGGAGTTCAACAGGCTGCAAGCAATATACGAAAAGGAGATCGGCTCCGTTGTAGAGTATGTCGAGCTTGCTTCCTCACTGTTGTCAATTTTGGGGGGTTTGAAGTAGTTAAAACCCTAATTAATGTCGTATATGATCTTAACAGATGGTGGAATAGCTGTGGACTGGAAGCCACCTCTCTGTCTCCGGAGCAGCTTCACTTTGCCATTGCTTCTACTCTGCCTGAGCCGGAGTTTGCAAGGAGCAGAATTGCCTACACCAAATCGAACTCCATCGAAAACGTTCTCGTAGATCTGTTTTACAAACATGAATCCACTGAGGACTTGAAGAATCTGTGCCGAGCAGTCGAAGAGTGagtatttaatttgatttggaaTGCAATGCAATGGAATGGAATGGAATGGAATCGCTGAGTGATCGAGCTTGTAATTTGTTTGCAGGTGGAATCCCTCGCTGGCTCTTTCACTTCCATCTCAGTTGAAAACAACATTCAATGTTTTGTACGAGACTCTGAATGAATTAGCAGGGGAAGCCAGTAAAGTCCAAGGGAAGGATGTGTTCCCCTACTTCCATGAACTCGTAAGTACTGAGTACAGTTGGAAGAAATTAAATTTACAGACTTCGATTCGATTCGAGtaaaataactgaaataaactgatGAAAACAGAGGAAGAAGCAAATGGAGATGTACATGAAACTCAGGGAGAGTAAATTGGGAGGACAAAGCGGGGAGTACTCATTGAAGGACTACATCGAGCATGGTAAAACCGAACTGGGCGTGGCCGTCAGATTGCTACCTTCCGTGTTTCTGATGGGAGAGCGTCTCAGGGATCTGGATCTGCTTTGCTTGAACGAGAAATCCAGGATCCAGGAGAAGCTCTCGGTGTTCTTGAGACTCTACGTCGATCTCCAAATGCACAAGGTACGTactatcgatcgatcgatcgacttTGAATATAATTGAATTTTTCTGAATGGATCATGATTCGCGTCGCTGCTTGCAGAACTCGCTGGCGCAGGGTGGGATGAACGCGGTGGCGGTGAGCATGGAGGAGGGGAAGCGGAGGGAGGAGGAAGCGTTGGGCGACGTGGAGGCGCAGATGGAGGAGGCGTTCGACGAGTTGGTGCACGAGAGCCTGAAGCCGAGCTTGGTGCCTCGCAGTTGCCGGAGACTGATGTTCGAGCACGCTCGGATCACGCAGTTCTTCCTGCACGACGACTTCACTTCGCCGGCGCACCGGCGGAAGATTGCGGACGCCATCGAGCGGTTCCGCACGCCCGTTCCGATCGACAGAACGGAGTGAAAcggagaaataattttaatttaatttatttaatttattttgtttttttttaaaaaaaatatagaaataagatAAATGGGCCATGAGATGAGCCCAGTTTCAAATCGAACGTATCATAAAACACGTGTATCAGATCATAATATAATATTGCGAATCTTTCTTTATTTAGAATGAGTGGATGAATTAGCTAATTAATACATTCTTAAAGTCTTAATGACCATGTTAATTAATACATTCTTAGAGGTACGAGTTATTCACTATTTGTGCCTACATTACTATTGCTCCGCATTTCTTCTACACTTCCGGCGACTGATTTGAACGtcagagggccaacgccgggaccCCTTCCGTGGCAATGACGTTACTTGTTTTGCAGAACGGGGCGAGATCTACATCCGATCAACAAAgctgccacatccccagctttccaccttccatctttcggacaggatcattttagCGCTGTATGTGGGAACGTAACCTGCATCCGaatgagaagatggaggacgctggatgaTTCAGAATGGTGACACTGacacaagaggagctcgacatgttGATActattggtgcagtttgcactaacaatctaacttaggttttgatgaatgacaagtaagttaagttatgcataattgtgatctaaccactttactaagtgtgcaggagttaaccagataggtcgacgggccgatcggatatctggtgagaagtccagataggtcgacgggctgaccggatatttggcaagaagtccaactaGATCAATGAGCCAACCAGATAGTTGGTGCAAAGTACGGATATTTAGGCGTCAGTCCAGGTTAGGTTCATTtcggatccctaatctgagaccttgactagttcctagtcctgggaggacaggaatTAATCACTATTGCTTATTATTATTATGCTAGCACTTGTCTTGCATGTcattatttggtttattggactaacgttgttttataggacaaaggagcaaatttgccttcggatgaatagtatctgaaggcgccttcaagtagaTGAATGTGTCTtaatactgttcatcgaaggcgccttccataggatgAACTTCGGACGAAGTCATAGATAGAGGTCGGACTGTTCGTCTGTTCGAGATCAATTTTCtcaagttggaggcaccttcaatgactatggaagacgccttcaatgccCTATATAAGGTAGTCTCAAGGAAGCTTCAAAACACAACACATATACGAACTACTATGCATCTATTTGAGGTTCTGATTACTCCGGTctcctgctacgactctgctacaAAGTTGCTGTGCCTAACGATTGCTCTGAGGACTTCTGATCACGGCCGGCAGATTGACATCGACACATGAACAAGCTACTTTAATCCTTGAGTGTCGGTAACAgtttttttgtacttaaattctatAAACGGGAAGTGCAGTCTGTTGCACTTCTTCGATCTTCTTTGTACTTGATtctctcttccggaggtaccagaagaggtttttagtggattacccatcgataggtccgcgggacctaggtcttgaagtaggagtcgtcgaaggctccgaaccaagtaaaaccgcctGTGTTTTtttgtgttattttttttaatttccattGCGTATACTTTGATTTGATCAAAACGAGAAAACGAGTTTtcaaaaatcacatgattcacccccccccccctcacgtgcgtctcgatctaacaagtatcagagcaggtaccgctctgaattggtgtaaccaccaatcaagcaaaggggtcctgttttttaaaagaaaaattgtaTATCGTTTCTGTTTTTTCCCTTTccctctaatttttttttgaaaaattcattttcattttttcactATTAGTCATAATTAGTGAAATAAACCTTTTGATAAAATTTGTcgcaatatatatttttattattttatttgaaattggTGAAACACCTTcatttctttatctcccacacttttaccccaagacaaagtcttggaaattgcttcttgtcaatatattttttttacaagtatACCAATGTTTCATCAAGAAGGATAGAGCATCCACGAACTACCACCATATGAGAGGTACGAGAAGCACGAATTGAATCTGTGGAGGATGAGATAGAAAATTTCATCCTTATGAACGACTTCGATGGCAGCATGGCACTGAGCCGATCAACCCAAAACACAAAAGCTAACAGAaaggtaataaaattaatttcagacttattacctaacaaagttactTGTATGATAGGAAAGGTCAAAGATGCCTACGAGTTTTGGACTCGCCTGACCATGCCTCATGAGGAGCTGTTGAAGCCAGAGGAGCAAATCAAAAGTGAATCTAGACTCGAGTCCAATctaacggagaagcctactgaattaggggatgcgcttaaggttagtataatttaccaaaataccttTGTTAGTAATAGTTTAAATAATCTACATGATAATTTAGATAAATATGAGCTTATCCCAAGTATGATGCATaataatctagattctgatcAAGTTAATCAATACTTTGATCAAACTGGCATCAACCCTAATTTGGTCAAATAGAACATTGATCAAATCAATTCAGAAATAATTAATTcagacattaaaataaatttaaatttataaaaatagaaaatagataaaatcaataaataccttaataaatcatttaataatctagacaatatcaatctaaaCAATTCTATTCAAaaccaaataatttaattaacacaaaattaaattttaaagataacatcttaaataaagataattcagaaaagagttaaaattaagttaaacctttaaagaaatataattcaaataatttaaccaattcaaaattaaaaattaataaaaacttaaatatcaaatataatattttaaataatgataataatttaataaatttagaattaaaagaaAATGTAAATCTTAATTACACTCCTTTAAAAAAAGGataatttaaccaacttaattaattcaaaattaaaaacttgaacttacattacaattaattaaaccttaactaaaaatttaattaaccttaattaaacAAAACAAAAGTTCAATAATTTAAGGGGATgcaccaaactagttggcacctccaaaaataataatttatctaACAAGGTAAATAAGACTAGTTTAAGAAggaacaaaagtttaacttgactaatggtactggtgaaattttggatgataaaaAGTTAGAgaaactttgtctatgcatgtctaggaagatatgactttgacctggagcatttgacttagtggaactaattgaagctaccccttacgaatcctaaccagttagaccaaagttttgtactaacttcaatggatagaactatttggaaaacctcgaaggtatggttgctctaatgatattcaagtgattcaccatagcccaaaaatttatctaaagaatgcctatttgttgagcccaaagctaaacttgaagcTAACATACAGTTAAGCCCAACCCTAAAAATTTCATTTAACTTatttcacaaaattataggattccctgattgaaaacatagatcaggtGAAATGACTAAGgtttttgttggagcaatctaggtgtcctaggttttggtgtttgggaaaaagtttaagttaggtttattgttgtatttgatatgcattgtgagtgtgtaggatacaggtacaacaaagaaagtccaagtgtgatcttggaaaaggaggaaattccaaggatgagtcttggcggtgtaagtccaagcatgtagtcttggcaatgtaagtccaagtgtgacttgacaatggatgaagtcctggaggcacaacctcttggtaaaggaagacacgacaataatgataaggccgatggaagctccagaaggcaaaacgtgaaggatggggagacatccgagggacacaaggctgatggaggaggctagaaggttaggtctaggttggtcggacgAGGACGAatgttgagtgaatgtactcgggggttaaatcctaggattaaggTTTTACTGTAGTGGTAcagtagcattactgtagcaatactgtagcgttactataacaatattgtagcagtcgactgatgttttcatcagtcgactggtagccgaccgttgGCTTGTAATGGTCGAATTTTACTTAGGGCCAATCGACTGGTGGTTGTACTAGTCGTCTGGTGGTGGGAAAAACAATAagtgttttcctcccgagctctatttaatagagtccagggtgcttggccaaggttgatgaaattagtggtgatTAACCTTatttagagtctccaagtgcccaagtgatctagcgtgcttgttcGAGGTTGTGGCGaaatttctccacccacaaggagctacgcgagctagtCTAAAATTCTCCGGGAaatcatccatcgacggattgggatcgtccaccttacagatagtcgtagagtaggagctttatctccgaagcacgttaaatcaacgtgttaggtttgctttctattgttagtatttgtCTTGTATTCTGTTGTGCATattaaccattgtaggaagcgacattttgggtgagacgctattcaccccccctcccccctctagcggacgtcaagatcccaacaagtagtattagagcgaggttagctctattggagtgtatactgaaagcctaagctttgtaaacattcatt contains:
- the LOC122010244 gene encoding bifunctional isopimaradiene synthase, chloroplastic-like, with protein sequence MEGLCQLPSASRSLISSRRSSAAVRISNGGASFGQGSQTLAIQSQSKRRARNISLRATQSPQIELLKKGSDRLPAIPAEKDEAKNERWETLVKEIKQIFRLMDDGETNASAYDTAWVARIPSTEDSSKPHFPQTIDWILKNQLEDGSWGEPTYYLVFDRLVCTLACVLALKTWNIAEDQIEKGLNYLKNHVDEIETASESLITSGFEIAFPSMLNEAKNMGIDLPYDRPSIQKIIKFREKKMSRIPVKVMHSVHTTLLYTLEALQEVVQWDEILKLQSADGSFLSSASSTAAVYMNTGDKKCLEFLQSVLNRFGDNLPCQYPIDLFERIWAIDTIARLGIDHLFKKEIIDTLDYVYKYSGKQGVSWGRDNTVPDVDDTCMALRLMRLYGYPVSSDMIEFFRDDDGNFICFPGQTHRGVSDMFNLYRFSQVAFPGEKVLKEANAFVESYLKDCVKNNKVDDKWSCKKALGKEVARGLEYPWRRSFPRLDAREYLDHYGDNDVWLAKTIYLIYNVTNPKYLELAKLEFNRLQAIYEKEIGSVVEWWNSCGLEATSLSPEQLHFAIASTLPEPEFARSRIAYTKSNSIENVLVDLFYKHESTEDLKNLCRAVEEWNPSLALSLPSQLKTTFNVLYETLNELAGEASKVQGKDVFPYFHELRKKQMEMYMKLRESKLGGQSGEYSLKDYIEHGKTELGVAVRLLPSVFLMGERLRDLDLLCLNEKSRIQEKLSVFLRLYVDLQMHKNSLAQGGMNAVAVSMEEGKRREEEALGDVEAQMEEAFDELVHESLKPSLVPRSCRRLMFEHARITQFFLHDDFTSPAHRRKIADAIERFRTPVPIDRTE